The following are from one region of the Hippocampus zosterae strain Florida chromosome 9, ASM2543408v3, whole genome shotgun sequence genome:
- the LOC127608009 gene encoding AMP deaminase 2-like isoform X3 — MSTGSKMSASFSTSDSSGKPKSPFRKRASLQSTTSTDLCGVSGSKPLKPQRSLPGTPVTLKHLPVDLRTSMEEKYKEIAEELFTRSMAESEMRSAPYEFPEDSPIEQLEERRHRLERQISQDIKLEPEILLRAKQDFLKIDSAADLELMKGKSLDAVDNGLKEREVPMEREYQRVSISGEEKCGVPFTDLVDAAKCVVKALFIREKYINRSLQSFCKTTAHALQDLGLKLLDLGIYDKFPENPVDADAPVHPPVSETHPYDNLDPKSLPSDMGYGCKMIDGVMHVYTKKTTMEKSTLLDLPYPDLKEYIADMNVMMALIINGPVKSFCYRRLQYLSSKYQMHILLNEMKELAAQKKVPHRDFYNIRKVDTHIHASSCMNQKHLLRFIKRAMKKYPGEIVHIEHGRGQTLKEVFETMNLTAFDLSVDTLDMHADRNTFHRFDKFNAKYNPIGESILREIFIKTDNHVEGKYFAHIVKEVMSDLEESKYQNSELRLSIYGRSRDEWNKLAQWAVKHRVYSDNVRWLIQVPRLFDVYRTKKQLANFQEMLENIFLPLFEATINPQSHRELHLFLEHVVGFDSVDDESKPEHHIFNLDSPLPANWREEDNPPYSYYLYYTYANMTVLNHLRRRRGFHTFVLRPHCGEAGPIHHLVSGFILSENISHGLLLRKAPVLQYLYYLAQIGIAMSPLSNNSLFLSYHRNPLPEYLSRGLVVSLSTDDPLQFHFTKEPLMEEYSIATQVWKLSSCDMCELARNSVLMSGFSHNAKSYWLGPNYYKEGPESNDIRRTNLPDIRVAYRSETLSEELQLITHAVRTDELETIGEEDTLCMGPVPGCR, encoded by the exons ATCTGTGTGGTGTGTCTGGGTCCAAACCACTCAAGCCCCAACGTTCCCTACCAGGAACCCCCGTCACTCTGAAACACCTCCCGGTTGACCTGCGCACCTCCATGGAAGAGAAGTACAAAGAAATTGCAGAG GAGCTGTTCACGCGCAGCATGGCAGAAAGTGAGATGCGCAGCGCCCCCTACGAGTTCCCAGAGGACAGCCCCATCGAGCAGCTGGAGGAGCGCCGGCACAGACTTGAGAGGCAGATCAGCCAGGACATCAA GCTTGAGCCCGAGATCTTGCTCCGCGCCAAACAGGACTTCCTGAAAATCGACAGTGCCGCAGACCTCGA ATTAATGAAGGGGAAGAGTCTTGATGCCGTTGATAATGGCCTTAAGGAGCGGGAAGTGCCAATGGAGAGGGAGTATCAGCGGGTTTCAATATCTGGAGAGGAAAAATGCGGG GTGCCCTTCACTGACCTGGTTGATGCTGCCAAGTGTGTGGTGAAGGCTTTGTTCATTCGGGAGAAGTACATCAACAGGTCGTTGCAGTCCTTTTGCAAGACGACAGCTCACGCCTTGCAGGACCTTGGCTTGAAGCTACTGGACTTGGGAATTTATGACAAATTCCCCGAGAACCCCGTCGACGCTG ATGCTCCTGTCCACCCACCCGTCTCTGAGACGCACCCTTATGACAATCTGGACCCCAAAAGTCTGCCTTCAGATATGGGATATGGTTGCAAGATGATAGATGGAGTCATGCATGTTTATACCAAGAAAACCACCATGGAGAA AAGTACCCTATTAGACCTGCCGTATCCTGACCTGAAAGAATATATCGCAGACATGAACGTCATGATGGCTCTTATCATTAATGGCCCAGT GAAATCTTTTTGCTACCGGCGGCTACAGTATTTAAGCTCCAAATATCAAATGCACATCCTCCTAAATGAGATGAAGGAGCTGGCAGCCCAGAAGAAAGTTCCTCACAGAGACTTTTACAACATACGTAAA gtagacacacacatacacgcgtcGTCCTGCATGAACCAGAAGCACCTGCTGCGCTTCATCAAGAGGGCCATGAAAAAATACCCTGGGGAGATTGTTCACATTGAGCATGGCCGAGGTCAAACCCTCAAGGAGGTTTTTGAGACCATGAACCTGACAGCCTTCGACCTGAGCGTCGACACGCTTGATATGCATGCG gacCGCAACACGTTCCATCGTTTTGACAAATTCAATGCCAAATACAACCCCATTGGAGAATCGATCCTCAGAGAGATCTTCATCAAGACTGACAATCATGTTGAGGGGAAATACTTTGCACACATAGTCAAG GAGGTGATGTCCGACCTTGAGGAGAGCAAGTACCAGAACTCCGAGCTACGTCTGTCCATCTATGGTCGCTCCAGAGACGAATGGAACAAGCTGGCCCAGTGGGCTGTTAAACACCGGGTGTATTCTGATAACGTGCGCTGGCTTATCCAGGTGCCTCGTCTTTT CGACGTGTATCGGACAAAGAAGCAACTGGCAAATTTCCAGGAGATGCTCGAGAACATCTTCCTGCCGCTGTTTGAAGCCACCATCAACCCCCAAAGCCATCGCGAGCTGCATCTCTTCCTGGAGCAC GTGGTGGGCTTTGACAGCGTGGATGATGAGTCCAAACCTGAGCACCATATTTTCAATCTGGATAGTCCCCTCCCAGCCAACTGGAGAGAGGAGGACAACCCGCCCTACTCCTACTATCTCTACTACACCTACGCCAACATGACCGTGCTCAACCACCTTCGCAG GAGGCGAGGCTTTCATACGTTTGTGCTGCGACCACACTGTGGGGAGGCTGGGCCAATCCACCACCTGGTGTCAGGGTTCATATTATCAGAGAACATCTCCCATGGTCTGCTGCTCAGAAAG GCCCCTGTGCTGCAGTATTTATACTATCTGGCCCAGATCGGCATCGCCATGTCCCCTCTGAGCAACAATAGCCTCTTCCTGAGCTACCACCGCAATCCGCTACCAGAGTACCTGTCAAGAGGCCTCGTGGTATCTCTGTCCACAGACGACCCCCTCCAGTTCCACTTCACCAAG gagcCTCTCATGGAGGAATACAGCATTGCGACTCAAGTCTGGAAGCTGAGTTCTTGTGACATGTGCGAGCTGGCAAGAAACAGTGTTCTGATGAGTGGCTTTTCACACAAT GCAAAAAGCTACTGGCTGGGCCCCAACTATTATAAAGAGGGCCCAGAGAGCAACGACATCCGCCGCACCAACCTCCCCGACATCCGGGTGGCGTACCGCAGCGAGACGCTCTCCGAGGAGCTGCAGCTCATCACGCACGCCGTGCGCACCGATGAGCTGGAAACGATCGGCGAGGAGGACACACTGTGCATGGGGCCTGTGCCCGGGTGCCGTTGA